Proteins from a single region of Punica granatum isolate Tunisia-2019 chromosome 8, ASM765513v2, whole genome shotgun sequence:
- the LOC116188378 gene encoding protein SULFUR DEFICIENCY-INDUCED 1, whose amino-acid sequence MEGHGSSGGSKDPFHVIHKVPSGDSPYVRAKHAQLVQKDPEAAIIWFWKAINVGDRVDSALKDMAVMMKQVDRSEEAIEVIKSFRGRCSRQSQESLDNVLIDLYKKCGKVEEQIELLKRKLRQIYQGEIFNGRPTKTARSHGKKFQVSVKQETSRLLGNLGWAYMQKFNYMAAEAVYKKAQMIDPDANKACNLALCLIRQARFTEAQRILDEVLQGGVPGSDDPKPKKRAEELLIDVRSRQEASPPPPELSYLLSLDEDFVKGLERLMGELAPPRSRRLPVFEEISSFKDQLTY is encoded by the exons aTGGAAGGCCATGGGAGCTCAGGTGGGAGCAAAGACCCATTCCATGTCATTCACAAGGTTCCCTCCGGTGACAGTCCGTATGTTCGAGCCAAGCATGCCCAG CTAGTGCAGAAGGATCCGGAGGCAGCGATAATTTGGTTCTGGAAGGCCATAAACGTAGGGGACAGAGTGGACAGCGCTTTGAAGGACATGGCCGTCATGATGAAGCAGGTCGACCGCTCTGAGGAGGCCATCGAGGTGATCAAGTCCTTCCGGGGCCGCTGCTCCAGGCAGTCCCAGGAGTCCCTCGATAATGTCCTCATCGACCTCTACAAG AAATGCGGGAAAGTGGAGGAGCAGATAGAGCTGTTGAAGAGGAAGCTGAGGCAGATATACCAAGGAGAGATCTTCAATGGAAGACCCACGAAGACCGCTCGCTCCCATGGCAAGAAGTTTCAGGTCTCCGTCAAGCAAGAGACTTCCAGATTACTG GGGAACTTGGGATGGGCCTACATGCAGAAGTTCAACTACATGGCGGCGGAGGCAGTGTACAAGAAGGCCCAGATGATCGACCCGGACGCGAACAAGGCCTGCAATCTCGCGCTCTGTCTGATCAGACAGGCTCGGTTCACTGAGGCCCAGAGAATCCTCGACGAAGTCCTCCAAGGGGGCGTCCCGGGCAGCGATGACCCAAAGCCGAAGAAAAGAGCAGAGGAGTTGCTGATTGACGTAAGGTCGAGGCAGGAGGCATCGCCTCCGCCACCCGAGCTCTCATACCTCCTGAGCCTGGACGAGGACTTTGTAAAGGGGCTAGAGCGGCTGATGGGTGAGTTGGCCCCACCTAGGTCCAGGAGACTACCGGTGTTCGAGGAGATATCTTCATTCAAGGACCAGTTGACATATTAG
- the LOC116188064 gene encoding uncharacterized protein At4g13200, chloroplastic isoform X1: MNTAMAASFSRLPFKPETRHGISAASPSPASASSTALVSSPNLKFLGLRSLRPVVMCNSSTRPGGPSSGDSESRNILDAFFLGKAVAETLNERIESTVGEFLSTVGRLQAEQQKQVQEFQEEVFERAKRAKEKAARESMEAQGLLPKSTAADVTPVTDGAAASSPSLSSRKAPESNPSSNASAGSPEVSDGKSEDPDFEASTEA, encoded by the exons ATGAATACCGCAATGGCGGCGAGCTTCTCTCGGCTTCCGTTCAAGCCGGAAACCCGCCATGGGATCTCTGCTGCTTCTCCTTCTCCAGCATCCGCGAGCTCCACAGCTCTTGTTTCGTCTCCCAACCTCAAATTTCTCGGCCTCAGGTCGCTGAGGCCGGTCGTTATGTGCAATAGCAGCACTAGACCCGGTGGCCCCAGCTCAG GCGATAGTGAAAGCCGGAATATCTTGGATGCTTTTTTTCTGGGAAAGGCTGTTGCAGAAACACTTAACGAGCGTATAGAGTCCACCGTTGGGGAGTTTCTGAGTACAGTGGGAAGATTGCAGGCTGAGCAACAGAAGCAAGTACAGGAGTTTCAG GAAGAGGTGTTTGAAAGAGCCAAAAGGGCCAAAGAGAAAGCAGCTCGAGAATCGATGGAAGCACAAGGACTCCTTCCTAAATCTACTGCTGCAGATGTAACACCAGTCACTGATGGTGCTGCAGCTTCTTCACCATCTTTATCCTCAAGAAAAGCCCCGGAGTCAAACCCTTCTAGTAACGCCTCTGCTGGGTCTCCTGAGGTTTCAGATGGTAAGTCTGAGGACCCTGACTTTGAGGCGTCGACTGAGGCCTGA
- the LOC116188379 gene encoding vesicle-associated membrane protein 722: MGQQSLIYSFVARGTVILAEYTEFSGNFTSIAAQCLQKLPATNNKFTYNCDGHTFNYLVDSGFTYCVVAVESVGRQLPMAFLERVKEDFTKRYGGGKAATAAANSLNKEFGPKLKEQMQYCVDHPEEISKISKVKAQVSEVKGVMMENIEKVLDRGEKIELLVDKTENLRSQAQDFRQQGTQIRRKMWFQNMKIKLIVLGIIIALILIIVLSVCGGFNCGK; encoded by the exons ATGGGTCAGCAGTCTCTGATCTACAGCTTCGTGGCCCGGGGCACTGTGATATTGGCCGAGTACACGGAGTTCTCCGGCAACTTCACCAGCATCGCCGCTCAGTGCCTGCAGAAGCTCCCCGCCACCAACAACAAGTTCACCTACAACTGCGATGGCCACACCTTCAATTACCTCGTCGACAGCGGCTTCA CATATTGTGTGGTCGCAGTTGAGTCTGTTGGTCGGCAGCTTCCAATGGCCTTCCTTGAGCGTGTGAAAGAGGATTTTACCAAGAGATATGGTGGAGGCAAAGCTGCAACGGCGGCTGCTAACAGCTTGAACAAAGAGTTTGG GCCCAAGTTGAAAGAGCAGATGCAATACTGTGTTGATCATCCTGAGGAGATCAGCAAGATTTCCAAAGTGAAAGCTCAGGTTTCTGAAGTGAAAGGAGTCATGATGGAAAATATTGAGAAG GTTCTTGACCGTGGTGAGAAGATTGAGCTTTTGGTGGATAAAACAGAGAATCTTCGCTCTCAG GCTCAAGATTTTAGGCAGCAGGGAACCCAGATCAGGAGAAAGATGTGGTTTCAGAACATGAAGATAAAGCTTATAGTTCTTGGTATCATAATCGCATTGATTCTCATCATCGTTCTATCGGTGTGCGGTGGCTTCAACTGCGGCAAGTAG
- the LOC116188063 gene encoding guanine nucleotide-binding protein-like NSN1 has protein sequence MVKKSKKSKSKRIPLRKKYKVLKKVKEHHKKKAKEAKKLGLKRRKVEKDPGIPNEWPFKEQELKALEERRARAIEELEQKKAARKERAQKRKLGLLEEDDNSTKEAVFEEKSKDESTTTGKHRDNSDRAFYKELVKVIEASDVILEVLDARDPLGTRCADMEKMVMKAGPEKHLVLLLNKIDLVPREAVEKWLKYLREELPAVAFKCSTQEQRSKLGWKSSSKAAKSSNLLQTSDCLGAETLIKLLKNYSRSHDIKKSITVGVIGLPNVGKSSLINSLKRCHVVNVGATPGLTRSMQEVQLDKNVKLLDCPGVVMLKSSGNDAAITLRNCKRIEKLEDPIAPVKEILKLCPAKVLVTLYKLPTFDSVNDFLQKVATVRGKLKKGGIVDVEATARIILHDWNEGKIPYYTMPPTRNQEAASEVKIVSEFGKEFKIDEVYNGESSFIGSLKSMSDFQPVEVPPSCPLQFDEKMLEEDAQPQATQGDRDPEPMTEGDQTMTNEDDDTDMSRGQSTTSSRQNEKLYTAEGILNPKAKKAEKKRRKKAKSSGEAMDEDYDFKVDFRKKSMGNDSEDDDEIIGKVPMSGVEFDE, from the exons ATGGTGAAGAAGAGCAAAA AGAGCAAGAGTAAGAGGATTCCCTTGAGGAAGAAGTACAAGGTGCTGAAGAAGGTGAAGGAGCACCACAAGAAGAAGGCCAAGGAGGCGAAGAAGCTCGGGCTGAAGAGGCGGAAGGTCGAGAAGGACCCCGGCATCCCGAACGAATGGCCCTTCAAGGAACAGGAGCTCAAGGCTCTCGAGGAGCGTCGAGCCCGTGCCATTGAGGAGTTGGAGCAGAAGAAAGCTGCCCGCAAAGAGAGG GCACAAAAGAGGAAGTTAGGGTTGTTGGAGGAAGATGATAACTCCACTAAAGAAGCAGTGTTTGAGGAAAAGAGCAAGGATGAAAGTACCACTACTGGTAAACACAGAG ATAATTCAGACAGAGCTTTCTACAAGGAGTTGGTCAAAGTCATTGAAGCTTCGGATGTAATTTTGGAAGTTCTTGATGCTCGTGATCCCCTCGGTACCCGCTGTGCTGATATGGAGAAGATGGTGATGAAAGCCGGTCCTGAGAAGCATCTGGTTCTGCTTCTGAATAAAATTG ATCTTGTCCCTAGGGAAGCTGTTGAAAAGTGGCTCAAGTACCTGAGGGAAGAGTTGCCGGCCGTTGCATTTAAATGCAGCACCCAAGAGCAGAGATCCAAACTAGGCTGGAAGTCTTCCTCGAAGGCAGCAAAATCAAGCAATCTTCTTCAAACAAGCGATTGTCTCGGAGCAGAGACTCTCATCAAATTGCTCAAGAATTACTCGAGAAGTCACGAC ATAAAGAAGTCAATTACAGTTGGTGTTATTGGCTTGCCCAATGTTGGTAAGAGTAGTTTGATTAATAGCTTAAAGAGATGTCATGTCGTGAATGTGGGTGCCACTCCTGGATTGACAAGGTCGATGCAAGAAGTCCAGTTGGATAAAAATGTCAAGCTATTGGACTGCCCTGGTGTTGTCATGCTGAAATCATCTGGGAATGATGCAGCTATCACTCTTAGAAACTGCAAAAGAATCGAGAAGTTGGAGGATCCAATTGCTCCAG TGAAGGAGATTCTCAAGCTTTGCCCAGCGAAAGTGTTGGTAACACTATACAAGCTCCCGACCTTCGATTCTGTCAATGACTTTCTGCAAAAGGTAGCCACTGTCCGAGGCAAGCTCAAAAAGGGTGGCATTGTGGATGTGGAAGCCACTGCTAGAATTATCCTTCATGATTGGAACGAGG GTAAAATTCCGTACTACACTATGCCCCCGACAAGGAATCAAGAAGCAGCCTCAGAAGTAAAGATAGTGTCGGAGTTCGGAAAGGAGTTCAAAATTGATGAAGTCTACAATGGGGAGTCTTCCTTTATCGGCAGTCTCAAATCCATGAGTGATTTCCAACCTGTGGAAGTCCCTCCGAGTTGCCCACTCCAATTTGACGAGAAAATGCTTGAG GAAGATGCCCAACCACAAGCGACTCAAGGCGATAGGGATCCCGAGCCCATGACTGAAGGAGATCAGACTATGACCAACGAGGATGATGACACAGACATGTCTAGAGGGCAGTCTACTACTTCGAGCAGGCAAAACGAGAAGTTGTATACAGCAGAAGGGATACTGAACCCAAAGGCAAAGAAggcggagaagaagaggaggaagaaggccAAGTCCTCTGGTGAAGCCATGGACGAGGACTACGACTTCAAGGTGGATTTTCGGAAAAAGTCCATGGGAAATGACAgtgaggatgatgatgagatCATCGGTAAGGTGCCCATGTCAGGAGTTGAATTTGATGAGTGA
- the LOC116188064 gene encoding uncharacterized protein At4g13200, chloroplastic isoform X2, with the protein MNTAMAASFSRLPFKPETRHGISAASPSPASASSTALVSSPNLKFLGLRSLRPVVMCNSSTRPGGPSSGDSESRNILDAFFLGKAVAETLNERIESTVGEFLSTVGRLQAEQQKQVQEFQEEVFERAKRAKEKAARESMEAQGLLPKSTAADVTPVTDGAAASSPSLSSRKAPESNPSSNASAGSPEVSDGTEAFLPI; encoded by the exons ATGAATACCGCAATGGCGGCGAGCTTCTCTCGGCTTCCGTTCAAGCCGGAAACCCGCCATGGGATCTCTGCTGCTTCTCCTTCTCCAGCATCCGCGAGCTCCACAGCTCTTGTTTCGTCTCCCAACCTCAAATTTCTCGGCCTCAGGTCGCTGAGGCCGGTCGTTATGTGCAATAGCAGCACTAGACCCGGTGGCCCCAGCTCAG GCGATAGTGAAAGCCGGAATATCTTGGATGCTTTTTTTCTGGGAAAGGCTGTTGCAGAAACACTTAACGAGCGTATAGAGTCCACCGTTGGGGAGTTTCTGAGTACAGTGGGAAGATTGCAGGCTGAGCAACAGAAGCAAGTACAGGAGTTTCAG GAAGAGGTGTTTGAAAGAGCCAAAAGGGCCAAAGAGAAAGCAGCTCGAGAATCGATGGAAGCACAAGGACTCCTTCCTAAATCTACTGCTGCAGATGTAACACCAGTCACTGATGGTGCTGCAGCTTCTTCACCATCTTTATCCTCAAGAAAAGCCCCGGAGTCAAACCCTTCTAGTAACGCCTCTGCTGGGTCTCCTGAGGTTTCAGATG GGACAGAAGCTTTTCTTCCAATCTAA